A single genomic interval of Clostridium facile harbors:
- a CDS encoding sensor histidine kinase has product MVTSEELDILKEHYSSFQNPVFYCSNQLEILWSNPAAGKIEQKYTKDISVIWEEFFFSLQQSDPTTTLSFHFICGDTCAWLRYIPVGNGGFLEWLLEETDSNSLSRFHEFSMQSSDLFSVETRIYLTNIFNVLPFLYKEMEQQEQYESLDYLKQISQNAYHLLKMVNNSLAYRKLSPNSLRLTAVDITKELEQLFILVQANLLRSNKTFEYHLPDSPILMQTDVEKLHIALLNLISNGYLYGGSDNLVSISVCTQKEDLIIRVTDHGEGISTEQFERVFTPYYSYNPNTGTHSGIGLGLPYTKKLAECLGGSCLLTSQPHQGTQVVLRLPIKNSVKDTVQFQSNRFEYSTGRFSPVSIYLSDICEIPIF; this is encoded by the coding sequence ATGGTAACTTCTGAAGAATTAGATATTTTAAAAGAACACTATTCTTCTTTTCAAAATCCAGTATTTTATTGTTCCAATCAATTAGAAATTTTATGGTCCAACCCCGCTGCCGGAAAAATAGAGCAAAAATATACGAAAGATATTTCTGTTATCTGGGAAGAATTCTTTTTTTCCCTCCAACAGTCAGACCCTACCACTACTCTATCGTTCCATTTTATTTGTGGGGATACTTGTGCTTGGCTTAGATATATCCCGGTTGGAAATGGTGGTTTTTTGGAGTGGCTTTTAGAAGAAACCGATTCGAACAGTTTATCCAGATTTCACGAATTTTCCATGCAATCTTCTGATTTATTTAGCGTTGAAACCAGAATATACCTGACAAATATTTTTAATGTACTGCCATTTCTCTATAAAGAAATGGAACAGCAGGAACAATATGAATCCTTAGATTATTTGAAACAGATCTCACAAAATGCTTACCATCTGTTAAAAATGGTAAATAACAGTTTGGCATACCGTAAACTTAGTCCTAATTCCCTCCGCTTAACTGCAGTGGATATTACAAAAGAGTTAGAGCAACTTTTTATTTTGGTACAGGCAAACCTGCTTCGTTCCAACAAAACGTTTGAATATCATCTTCCAGATTCTCCTATTTTGATGCAAACGGATGTAGAAAAACTCCACATTGCTCTATTAAACTTAATTTCCAATGGATATTTATATGGGGGGTCTGATAATTTGGTATCCATTTCGGTTTGTACCCAAAAAGAAGATTTGATTATTCGGGTAACCGACCATGGAGAAGGAATTTCCACAGAACAGTTTGAACGGGTATTCACTCCTTATTATTCCTATAACCCTAATACTGGAACTCATAGTGGAATTGGCCTTGGACTGCCCTACACCAAAAAATTAGCGGAATGTTTAGGAGGAAGCTGTTTATTAACTAGCCAGCCTCATCAAGGCACACAGGTTGTCCTACGCCTTCCCATAAAAAACAGTGTAAAAGATACCGTACAATTTCAATCTAATCGGTTTGAATATAGCACTGGCAGATTCTCTCCCGTTTCTATTTACCTTTCAGATATCTGTGAAATCCCTATCTTTTAA
- a CDS encoding CTP synthase has product MAVKYVFVTGGVVSGLGKGITAASLGRLLKNRGYKVTIQKFDPYINVDPGTMSPYQHGEVFVTDDGAETDLDLGHYERFIDENLSVDSNITTGKVYWNVLNKERRGDYLGRTVQVIPHITNEIKNKVYAVGKNSNCDVVITEIGGTVGDIESTPFLEAIRQVVTEVGRENVIYIHVTLVPTVPGSTELKSKPTQHSVKELLSLGIQPNVIVCRSDYPLPDDMVNKIALFCNIRPQDVIQNLTAGTLYEVPMMLEKNGLVKSVCHHLHLEEREPDHIQWLQMIDQVKSANKEVTIGLVGKYVELPDAYISVAESLYHGGLPHSTKVKIEYIQSEDITEDNCADLLKNCDGILVPGGFGDRGIEGKITAIRYCRENNLPFFGICLGMQMAVIEFARHVAGLENANSAEFLEDAEDPVIDIMDDQKDITKKGGTMRLGLYPCKLRPDTKCRNLYGEEVIYERHRHRYEFNNAYRAKLEEAGLTLAGVSPNEKLVEIVEVKEHPWFVGVQFHPEFKSRPNRPHPLFVDFVGAALQHKENQ; this is encoded by the coding sequence ATGGCTGTAAAATATGTTTTTGTAACAGGTGGCGTTGTTTCCGGGCTTGGAAAAGGCATTACAGCGGCATCTTTAGGGCGTTTGCTAAAAAATAGAGGGTATAAAGTAACCATCCAAAAATTTGACCCCTACATTAACGTGGATCCTGGTACAATGAGCCCTTACCAGCATGGTGAAGTATTTGTTACAGACGATGGCGCTGAAACTGATTTGGATTTAGGCCATTATGAGCGTTTTATTGATGAAAATTTATCTGTTGATTCCAATATTACTACAGGTAAAGTATACTGGAATGTATTGAACAAAGAGCGTCGTGGAGACTATTTGGGCCGTACTGTACAAGTAATCCCCCATATTACAAATGAAATCAAAAATAAAGTATATGCCGTAGGCAAAAACAGCAATTGTGATGTAGTTATCACAGAAATTGGCGGTACTGTTGGGGATATTGAAAGCACCCCATTTTTGGAGGCAATCCGTCAGGTTGTCACCGAAGTAGGGCGAGAAAACGTAATCTATATTCATGTTACATTAGTTCCAACTGTTCCAGGTTCTACTGAATTAAAATCCAAACCAACCCAGCACTCTGTTAAAGAATTGCTGAGTTTAGGTATCCAGCCTAATGTAATTGTATGCCGCAGCGATTACCCTCTGCCAGATGATATGGTAAACAAAATTGCTTTGTTCTGTAATATCCGTCCACAGGATGTTATACAGAACCTAACTGCTGGTACTTTGTATGAAGTTCCTATGATGTTGGAAAAAAACGGTTTGGTGAAATCTGTATGTCATCATTTACATTTGGAGGAACGAGAGCCAGACCACATACAATGGCTGCAAATGATCGACCAGGTGAAAAGTGCAAACAAAGAAGTTACCATTGGTCTGGTAGGAAAATATGTAGAGTTGCCTGACGCATATATCTCAGTAGCTGAAAGCTTATATCATGGTGGTTTGCCACACTCTACAAAAGTAAAAATTGAATATATCCAATCTGAAGATATCACAGAAGATAATTGTGCCGATTTACTGAAGAACTGTGATGGCATCTTGGTTCCTGGCGGTTTTGGAGACCGTGGTATTGAGGGAAAAATCACAGCAATCCGCTATTGCCGTGAAAACAACCTTCCTTTCTTCGGAATTTGTTTGGGCATGCAGATGGCTGTTATTGAATTCGCACGCCATGTAGCAGGACTGGAAAACGCAAATTCCGCAGAATTTTTAGAAGATGCAGAAGATCCAGTAATTGATATTATGGATGACCAAAAAGATATCACCAAAAAAGGTGGTACGATGCGTTTGGGATTGTATCCATGTAAACTTCGTCCAGATACCAAGTGCCGTAATCTATATGGAGAAGAAGTGATTTACGAACGTCACCGTCATCGCTATGAATTCAACAACGCTTATCGCGCAAAATTGGAGGAAGCTGGTTTGACCTTAGCAGGTGTTTCTCCAAACGAAAAATTGGTAGAAATTGTAGAGGTAAAAGAACATCCTTGGTTTGTTGGGGTACAATTCCATCCAGAATTTAAATCTCGTCCAAACCGTCCTCATCCTTTGTTTGTGGATTTTGTTGGAGCCGCTTTACAACACAAAGAAAATCAATAA